In the genome of Scatophagus argus isolate fScaArg1 chromosome 20, fScaArg1.pri, whole genome shotgun sequence, the window GTTAATATGGGAAATCACTTTGTAATATTTTCTACAATGCGTGTTGTTTTTAGGAAGACGGTTGAAAAATGTCCATCGGCGTACCAATCAAGGTCCTGCACGAAGCAGAGGGACACATTGTGACATGTGAGACCAACACTGGAGAGGTGTACAGGGGCAAGCTGATTGAAGCAGAGGACAACATGAACTGCCAGGTTGGTCCTCAGTAATAAGGTTGaataataatcaaaaatgaAGCTTCTCCTTACAACAGGACTTCTACACAGTTGTgatccttcttttttcttttactgtcacACTCTAATGTATGTATGTTGCGCATATATGCttttatattgaaatatttgtatttattgttaggaatgaaagtgttatttttgtgttgaaGAATCTGCAATCCTGATTGGACTCTCATTAGgtggaaagaaatgaaatcagCAGACGTGTACTGTTGAAAGACCAAAAGTTGTATTTATAAAAGAGGGCATAGGATTCATGATTAAGTTTTTATAAATCCATGCACACTTGAAGCCAACAGTCCCTTTATAAATTGCAGTCCTCTACACCTCCACATTCAACCATAAATGGTCATTGCAAAGCAACCCATGaatgttgggggaaaaaaacacatttctttatgGTAATTAATGGAAACAACTGGAAGGAAAaccaggaaaatattttttttctgccacagaaatcaaagtgtttgtggaggaggtgtgggttagaaagcacattttgtttgGTGGCCACAGCCGTCGggacacaaacaacagaaaatgcaaTGAGTGACTATATGTTGTTACTGCTGGTAATTCAGTGACGTCATTAAACAGTACCTGAAACATAGACAGAGTGTAAATATTGTGAGAGAGCTGTCACTAGCTTTATTATACAGACTCTTACAATTTACAGAGCGTGTTTGTGGTAGCCACCGTGCTGTCTCCAGTCTTATGTGTGCACCCGGCACACTCTTTGCACATCCTCCCGTCAAGTTTTGTTTAATAGATCGCAGCTTATGCTGCAGGGAAGCGGCTGTAGGAAAGTATGCCTCTTTCAGGCcctgtttgttttacatatgCAACAGTTGTAAATGAGACCCCAGGGCCACGCTACTTAAACAGACTTGTTGTTGCACAGTATGTGGGGAGTGtttaatttgtcatgtttatctTTAGCTAAGATTAGCATAGgttcagtttagtttattttctttcGTCTTCTAGCCAAAAATTTCATTAAATTGTGCTAAAAATGTGTTCTTAAATTGTTGTATAgctaacacattttttttccacagatgtCCAATATAACAGTGACATATCGTGATGGCCGGGTGGCACAGCTGGAACAAGTCTACATTCGTGGCAGCAAGATCCGCTTCCTGATCTTACCTGACATGTTAAAGAACGCTCCTATGCTAAAGAGTATGAAGAACAAGAACCAGGGATCTGGTGCCGGAAGGGGCAAAGCAGCCATTCTTAAAGCACAAGGTGAGTGCAGAGTTTCTGGACCGGTATCTGCTGGGCATTTCAAAGGAAGCAGGGAAGCATTTTATTAATCCCATCTCCTGATTTTTTAAAGTGCAAAAGAACTATGAGTTGCTTTCCACAAATGCTGCAAAACTCCTTATGCTCTTAGTCAATACATCTACTTAGTCTAAGAACTTTAATCAAAGCTTTGTTTATATTTCTGCAAAACTTCATTCACATGAATTATGTTTTCAGCCTGATGGGGTTGCAAACCTCAATAAGACACAGAATATCCACAATATAGCATTAACTATTTATATTAAAATCACATTCCCTGGCCCAGTAACATGCATATAAAGAATGATTCAGTGGACCTACATAGTCCCATATTAAAAACATGCCCCGAAGTGACATTGATGCAATGTAACTTGCATAATAATCcatgtgtttgtattattttattatctgcCTCTTctatgttttcatttactttcatttaGATCAACTGTATGGCAGTTCTATCTCAAAATTAGTCAAGAAATAGGGATTTCTATGACTTATTATTTTGGTATAAATTCACCCTAATCGTTGAGACACCGTGTTCACTATTTGAATCCAACGGATTGTTCTAAACCGTGTTGtctatttttccttttgtcctctgcagtggctgCAAGAGGTCGAGGCCGTGGTGGAATGGGAAGAGGCAACATCTTCCAGAAGAGGCGATAACTGCTCTAACTGTGTTGTTGCATTGTatagtcttttgttttcatttttttcctttttggatTAGATTTCCTGGATATTGTTTGCAAtcctttgtttttcagcttattgctttaattccattttttatgaaaataaacttaTTTCAGTTTGATGTGTCTGGTCTTCTGATTGTTTCAACTTGTACTTGTGGTGACCAAATCTGTTTCCTTCATCACTGACAGATTTACTTGTCTTTACTACTCTTCATTTATCGCTTTAGTTCTCAGCATTGTGCCTCAATTGAATTTTACATCATAGAAAGATTtctgaacacttttttttttttttttgaacaacCAGCAGAACAAGTTAAATGGTGTACATTCACCATTTGGTGTGATTGTCGAAATATGCCAGTTGCACCTTGTATGTCATGAATGTTTACTCAGATTTGACTAATGTCTGGAAATTTTCCCAAATTATGTTCTTGCCtcagtttttgcacatttgccAGAGGGACTGtaatccagtgtgtgtttgtcagtgtgatgtggaacaggagaaatatgaagTTACCATGTGATTAGAAAATaagtttgaaaacattttgaacttgACCATTTATGATATTTTTAGACCTGGGTATTATGATGCTCATaatttgtgtgggtttttttgccCAACAGTATAATTAACTGATTACAcctaaagtgtttttttaaaaaacaaaaacaaacaaaaaaacaaaacgttaATCCCAGGTTGCAATTCCCCAACGCACCACAGGGCGGAGCCAAGCGGCTACAAAGTACTTAAAGCAGAAACCCCCAAGAATCATgaagtgtttcattttgagGTCGTGTGTTAGCGTTAGACATACAGCTAACCTACACCTCCTCCGCGGAAGTAGGTTTCTGTGAAGCACAttgctgaaactgaaaacagttaaaTTACCACACTGTTTTCCCAACACTTCCTCCGTGTGAAGCACGGGACCCGTGTGCTCAGCTGGATTGGTCCATCACAACATCGGTTATCAGTCTGCTACTCTCCCTTTCTCAATCAGCTAGCTAGCTGTCGTAGTACAGGCACTTCTTACACCACAGCTGGAGAAGGAACCTCTCAGTTCTGACTTGTGGGTATCAGGCATCAAGTTAAGGTAAGGTTTAATGTTTCCTGAGTagtatttgctttttttgttgtcttctgCAGCGCTGTCATCGGGCGTCACTTTGTCGCACTAGCATCCTTGACTCCTGCCCAACAACATCTGTATCTTTGACAGCTGAAGCagctgctaacgttagctcatCTGTCTTGGCTTTGACGCTTGGAGCTCAATTAGCTTGGTAGGACCTCAGACGAAGTCGTTAGTGTTGAAAACATAAGGAGGTAACTCGTTTTAATGCTAACAGTGTGACAGTTCTTAATAATGAGAAGTTAGCCATTAGCGTTAGTGTAGTAGGAAAGCTAAACCATCATTTTGCCAGTTGTTAGCTAACTAACGCTGAAAACGATGTGGCGTCAGGAGGGATTCTTGGTCTGCTTAAATTGTGTTAACGTTCAGTATCAGTGCTGTAGGTGAATTGATGTTCATGTGGAATGCAGTGGGCAATcttgtctttttattgttattatgcaACGTTATAGAGCTTTTTAAGAATCCAAagttgcattaaaatgtcatgtAGGTCCAGTAGGTTCTCttaatgtatttcttttcaaatattttcaacatttcgagagttttaatgttttaaagccATTGTTTCGTAagtgaatgaaaagaatttttacattttaagggCTATGGTGTGTTAAATATATGGCATGTCAGATGCTTAAAGTGAGCTGGGAGGACTGAAAGAAATCTGCAAGAGATAAATGGTTTCTGTTGATATAGTTGACTACATTTCCCTATCCTGTGGATGTCCAGTATTCTGTCAGATCACATATATTAGATTCTGTAGATCTGTTGACATTACTGTACCTAATCACAAGTGTTACAGCGTAGGCATAATCGAGTCAATGAATTTTTCTGGTCCAACATttgacagtttcagtttctcaaatgtgacaCTGTGATTTTAATTGTTAGCAAGACACTCTAATCATTTTAAAGATGTCACCCTTGATTCTTGAAtattgtgatggacatttttcccTATCATCTGACAGTTGATTGAAGAAATCATTTTTCGTCCCATTAGTAACCATGACTTGGTTGGTTCACTTGGGTTAACTTCTCCAAAGAGTATTTCACAGTAGTGCCCAgtttattttggaatgaaatgTCTTGCCTGCcattaaatatttgatattCTCAGTAATGCACAGTTGTGTTGTGTGATAACACTACAGTGAAGTTGGCCGAGGATGGTCATCCCTCCATTTACAGGGGCTTATCTCTTTCACTGCTCCGCAGGTCACTGACAGGGTTACCCTGTTGATCTTTTAATGAAGCTGGGGATCCTTCTCTTCTCCAGATGGCCCTGTGTTGTACTTGTATATGTGACTGTGTCTATGTTGTTATTAATGTTGTACATGGTGTGGACCCCCTGCGAGCTCTGTTAAgtcctctctccccctcccatCCTGCCCTGATAGTGAAGGTCAGGTCATGTGACTTTTGTTATGATGAGAGGCACACTATGGCATCTGGAGCAATGCAGCATCTGTTGATTTTTCACGAGACTCAAATCTAACCGCTGTTCTTGGTCTAGCTGCTGTGATCATCAGGGATCAGGAAGTTTACAGCTTTAGCCAGCAATTCCCTTATctataatataaaatatctttgcctgtaaaatgtaaagacaTTGGGGGCTGTGCTGCTTCATCCCATCAAGGACGGAGGTTTATTTTTAACTATAGTGCTTAGCCTAGATAAAAACAAGAAGGGATTTGATACTTTTGTTGCTGAACGCTTCTGTTATCATTACCTTGTGTGCAGTCCCTAATTTGGGATGAGAGGTGGGTCTCATAACTAAAACTGACCAGTGAGTTGTTTGTAGTTTCATAAAGTCACTTCCCAAATCGTGTTTGTTGACACCTGAAAAACATGAACCAGAAACCAACTCAGCTGGCATTCAGGagcattttgttgatttgtcaTGCTGCTGCAAATCCTGCTGGCCAGGTAATGATTGCTGAGACTAAaccacaaaagacaaaattaacTATCTGATTGATGTTCAGGGCAAATTTACAAATCCTTCAGGGAGAGTATGTGCCTTGCTGTGAGTGATTATATCATGTAAAGACTAAGAAAAGGCACAGAAAACTCTCTTGTGAATGGAAATGGCCACTGATGTGTGCTGAGATCAAATTAGGTCAAGCTTGGTAAGATGTCTCTCTTCTCTGGATATAAAAAGTCTAGTGAAGCTGGTGTATTGTGAGTTTCCTCCAGGGTCAcatctttacatttttctgcacagatcagatcagaccAGGCAGTCAAGGAGACCAGGAAGTAAGTTCCTGCTTGTGAAACAGTTTGGTTCAATAATGTAGGTGTAAATGTGTGgtgattctttctttcttttgtgagTTTACATCATTTACGTATTAGTTATAAGTCTAGGGTTGGGTAGGTTTTCACTAGCCTTTCCGGACGAGACTGGCAAAAattgttatttaattttaagacaaacaaaatgaaaagttgaatgcaagaaataaaaacacattgttttacatttgtccTGGTGTCCCCTGGTGTTGTTACACTCTCATTCACTGGCACTCGTAGTGTTCCACTCAGATTGGCTTCCAGAGTCATGTACAAAGCATAATGATAAAATTGGTATTTTTGTCAACGGTATTTGGCTTAAGAagcagtttgatttgtttttgtttttgttttttttgtaactcCAGTTACAACAGAGCTGATAATCTTTCATTGACTCAACAAGTGCAGTAACTACCCACTCCAACACAGTAGGTGAAGGTGTAGACTAAACAGACCAATACGTCATGGCCTGTatggacattttttgcagtttcaAAGGAAGACACATTTTACTAAATATTTCACAAGGGTTCAGAGAGGAGGGCCAAAGTTCTCTAGTTTAACCAGAACAGCTCTTATTAGAGCTATggaatattaaataaaaatcaatctCTGCCCACCTATTTTCTTCAACTAAAAACATTAACTACAGGATATGAacttctttttcaaaaaaaaggaaataaaatgaaatgagttatTTTATTGGCATGGGCCATGAGAAGCAGGTAATTATCAGCCATCAATAATGGCTGGAAAAAATCTATATTATGAAGTCCTACTATATAAAGGCTGGCAGTTGAGTTAAAAGAGCCCACCTGGAGTGGGTATCTCTTCCCACACATGGTCTTCATTCTGCAGTTGGTAGGAATGCTCACGGTCTTGTTTTTCATATGCCTTCCCCTTGTTTTCCTGTATCTGTGAGATTTACTCAGCtcccacacactgacagtgcCACAATCCTGTCAAAACCATGACGGAAATCAAgaatctctctgtcttcttctttctctcttttcgtTCTCTCTTTCCATTCCTCTCACAGATAATGAGCAGATAATAAGCTGAGTGGAATTGGAGATGTAAATGGCCCTCTTGAAATTATGCACAAAAGGTTTGGGTTATATGCTGTACAGATAATTAACCATGTTGTATAACTGACTTGAAAAGCAGACTGTGCCATTGCTTTTATAGATGCATCAAATCTGTCCACTTAGAGCTGAAGTTTGTGATACTAGACGTGTTTGCATGCATTAATTAGCACTTAACTGAATGTGTGGAAAAAGTCCAGACTCCACGGATGTTTCATATGGAAAGAGCTGTGTCTACTTATGCTAATGAACAGCATCTCTGATTGTTTTTCCCCACATCCTATCATTACACCCACAACTTGGTTCATGTTGGCCTGTCAAACTCTGTGTTACAGCTGTGTGCAGAGTAATTACACATTAGTTGAACATGTAAATTTTGTCAAACTTTGCAAGAAAGACACAGTTACAGTCCgtttttttgttcatcttgAATCCCAGTTTGTAGTTGCTTTTAGTCAGTTCATGCATGGCCACAGCtgtaaaacagacagaaatacactGGCCATTGAGTTGATAGAGGGAGGATACTTAAGGTAGACCAGGCTGTTGTGTTTATTGATATAAGCTCTTCCTACATACAAAATATGTATTGTTTGTAAATGCTTCCCTCCAGTTTTGTCCATTTTGGTTGCCAAGTCATTTTTTATGTGTTGAACTGAAACATTAGTACCAAAGCGTGATGCTGGTATTGCTTATGTGTGGCCTTGAACTCCTCTGTCACTTTGGTCTTAAGACAGGGTCATAAATCCAAACGTAAGTGAGAAGTGCCATATATATGCTCTGCCAGTGAGACCAGTGTTAGCAGGAAATTGTGTCTTTTTCTAGAAGAGTTGTGGCTTGTATGTCATTAACTGACATTATAGTCAGCATGTGCAGACCAGTTACCTCACAACTTACACTAGTACTTACCATTATAATTACAATTTATTAATTTAGCATAGTCCTTTGTCCAAAGCCATGTAGACTACCAAGACTATAGGTGTGTAAAGTAACACATGAgttcaagaaaaaaagagtagaAGAGGCTGATCTCAAATTTACTATCACTTCAGTTTTTTGGGACTGCCTATTTCCTGTTCTTGAAACAGATGTATTTAAATCAAGTAGATTATTTTGCTTGGTGAAATT includes:
- the snrpd3l gene encoding small nuclear ribonucleoprotein D3 polypeptide, like; the protein is MSIGVPIKVLHEAEGHIVTCETNTGEVYRGKLIEAEDNMNCQMSNITVTYRDGRVAQLEQVYIRGSKIRFLILPDMLKNAPMLKSMKNKNQGSGAGRGKAAILKAQVAARGRGRGGMGRGNIFQKRR